The region GCATAACCCTAGAATTCTAAGGCTTCTGGTCATGCGCATTTAACTTCAGCTCTCATTTCTCTTTGCACTCACTTTCTAGATAATCTCATCAGCTCCAATCCTTATTCAGTGTTGTCCTGTGTCATTTAGGACAACTGTTAAATATGCCTCCATCCTGCACCTTCTGCTGTGAACTCTGTTGCTAGACCAGGTGCATCAGGTTAAACATGACTCAAAGCAAGTCCCCTGCCCCGCAActtcctctgatttctttcccagcttcaggatctCTTATAACGCCAAAGCGTCTTTATCCCTTCTCTGTTCTTCTGTCTCAGCAGAGACACgtcttcctttcattttcttcttcatggTTAATATAAtatatgcttttctttctttctttgtctaacACCTAACCCATTGATTCAGGTATCGGTCATATCTCACTTGGGCTTCCTGGCTATTAACCTGCTTGTTCCAAAACTATATTCTAAACATTGTTTTTCTACCTGAAcactatttatattatatatatatatatatatatatataactaattaATAAagccaatatttaaaatatacacactatcTACAttagattctttaaaatattacttaaataTGTACCCCaactgaaagaataaacaaattatgatgcttttaaaaaggaaaagagaagcttCCCtactggtctagtggttaagactctgagctcctgatgcaggggacctgggtttaatccctggtcagggacttagaatccacatgctgcaactaaagatttcacatgcctcaactaaaaaagatcccgcatgccacaactaagacctggtacccggtacagccaaataaatacatacttaaaaaaattatacagaaaatatatattatgttcaATATAATATACAGTGGAAGCCACGTAGACAGATAGTAAAGGCCACAAAAATTCAGAGCCTAGAAAGTGCACTTCAGCCACCATGGTAAGGAAAGGCTGATGCAGAACATGCACAAACCTTGAGCCCCTCAGAGGTGAGTGGGAGGAAGAAAATGCCTCCTGACCTGAGCAAGCATGGGAGtgagcaacacaagagaagatgtgCCTTTCCAGCCCCTGAAAAATAAGGATTAAAATCCAGATCCTTTACTCTATAGATTGTTCTAGTGTCTCTTACCCCATCCCCCTAAAAGTTTTTAACCCTGGTTGCACAACAAAATCAATGGGAAGTCTGTGAAAAAAATGGTCCCCCTACAGTCCATAAATAATTAAACAATTTCCAGAGCAGGGCCCCAGTTACAAACCTGGTGTGAAGGTGCGCAGTCATAATTCAGTTCTGCCCCTCTGCTCTATATTTTGACCTGGGCTAGGAataactttggagaaggcaatggcaccccactccagtactcttgcctggaaaatcccatggacagaggagcctggtaggctgcagtccatggggtcgccaagagtcgggcatgactgagtgacttcactttcacttttctctttcatacattggagaaggaaatggcagcccactccagtgttcttgcctggagaatcctagggacggaggagcctggtgggctgccgtctatggggttgcacagagtcggacacaactgaagcgacttagcagcagcaggaataactTTGAATTCCATATCATAGAGAGTGGTGTTATTTTAGAGCTGAAAGGAGCTGCACATTATTTGTCCAAATCTTTCATTTTATCAATGAGGAAACAGGTCCGAGAAGATTAAAATCTCACGCTGTGGGACTTCCTTGATGCATtacggtggttaagaatccgcctgccagtgccggggacacgtgttcaatccctggtctgggaggatcccacatgccgcaggacaACTAAGTTTGTACGCCACAACTACTAAGACCGCACattcagagcctgtgctccacagcaagagaagccaccacaacaagaagcccgcaggccacaactagagaaagctcagcACAGCCAATTAATAAACTAATCGCATGCTGTTTAGGGACATAGCTAAGACTGGCACCCTTCTCTTAAGCAGTAATACCAACTGGACAGACCAGACAGAAGGACGGTAGACCCAACACTGGCACTACAGCTGTGGACAGACAGTTAAGGATCAGAGGGTATCACATGGGGTAACCAGCCTAGAAGGACACCCAGCTGGCAGCCAAATGGACAAAGCCGGGGCTCTTTAAGCAAGGATAATCCAGGAATCCTTCAGGAACAAGAGGAAATGATGGCTCTCAAACTGAATGGATccacgtatatgtatggctgagttccctttgctgttcatctgaaactatcaaaacattgttaatcagctataccccaatacaaaataaaaagttaaaaaaaaaatcaacggAGAGCCTATTAGAAATGCATCTGTCTGGGTCCCTCCCTGGCTCAGTTATTCTGGGGTGGAGCCAGGGAAGGGGCATTTTTACAGGTCCCTGGGTGATTCCGATTGTTATTGGCTTCCAGAGACTGGTTGCTTTACTCAAGGATAGGTTAGTTCTGGGTCGATACCTACCAGGCGTAAGTGGTCAGGACACAACATAGGGAAGAATTAGAGAAATCACTCCTACAGAAATGAGTAAGTTTAGAATTTACAACATAAGGATGGTTTGTCTTCTATTGAAATCCTCTGaagaaagcttttaaaatctatatcttcaaatgactcagctctgtAGCAACAAGTACAGCAATGccatttctcttttgtttaaaaatctgctcaatatattaaaaaaaaaacctgaatcaaaaaatgggcagaagacctagagacatttcttcaaagatgaGCTGGCCAtagagatggccaacaagcacataaaaagatgctcagtatcattaattattagagaaaagcaaatcaaaactacaatgaaatatcaattCACACCTGTCCAAATGGCCAGCAtcacaaaatctacaaacaataaatgctggagagggtatagagaaaagggaatgttcttGTACTGttgataaaaatgtattaatCAACTGGTAgaatcactatggagaacagtatggagattacttaaaaactaaaaagagaacttccatgtgatccaacaattccattaCTGggaatatacccagagaaaactgtaattcaaagaaacatgcaccccagtgttcattgcagcactatttacaatagccaggatatggaaacaacctaaatgtccatcaatagaggaatggataaagatgtggtacgtatatacaatggaatactattcagccataaaaaggaaggaaactgggtcatttgcagaTACATGGACGGGCCTAGAGACTGtcctacagagtgaagtcagtcagaatgagaaaaactattaacacatatatgtggaatctgtagttacaaagcagaaatagagatacagatgcAGATAACAAATGTATAGCCAccaagggagggagggggtgcaatgaactgggagattgggattgacatatataccctgctgtgtataaaataaattactcatgagaacctactgtatagcacaaggaactctacccagtgctctatgatgatctaaatgggaaggaaatccagaaaaagaGGGGTGGTATGTATACAGATAGCTGATTCCTcttcctgatactgggaaaaactgagggcagaaggagaagagggcgtcagaggatgagatgattggatggcaccaccaatgcaatgaacatgaacttgggcaagcttcaggagatggtgagggacaggaaggcctggtgtgctgcagtccatggggtcgcaaagagttggacatgactgggcaactgaacaacaacatagctgattcactttgctgtacagaagacactaacacaacattgtaaaacaactatactccaataaaaattaaaaaataacaagataAGTGCTCCCAAAagactaaaaaattaaaagaaatatgctAAGAATTTTTAAGATAGATTTTCTCATTTGAATGTTCTAGTACCCTTTAAAGTAGACGCAATAGGTGACATTACCTCTGCTTTACTGATGAATAAATACGTCTAAGTTCATCTAAGTAGCAAGGAGGAAACTAAAGTCTACATTTTCTAAATCCTGGTACTGTGGAAGCAGAATGATATGGTTTAGACAGtgagtttcagagtcagacagacctggatggaatcttagttccaatACTGAACAGTGTGGTGACCTTGTACAATTTATTTACTTGTCTTCTCTGagtttcaattttcttatctgtaggatGGAGATAATAGTACCTTCCTCGTGGGGTTGTgcagattaaataattttttaaatgtctggtaCATAGTTGCTGAGTAAGTATACATACTTAAAGGTTTAAGTAGAGAAAACAATCTTCTCCATATGTAACACATACAAAAGTTGGGATATGATTCCAATTGATAAGGATAATATTGACAGAATTTTGATCTTCTAGGTTGCCTAGCAACCACAACTAACATAATACCACAAGCTACCAGAGTTGTTTTAATGAAATCAGGAATTCAGCTGCTCTTAAGGAACTGAACATTGTAAGAAGACACAAGGATTCTCCTATGAATTTGGAGTTGTGCCGGACATCTTAAATAATCCCTCAGTCAAGAAATCCTCCATTTCTGTTCCCCTAGGCGACAGAAGATGTTAGAACATCTGTTAACCTAGATAGAGCGAGGatggaaaaggcagagaggacTAGTTCCTCTGTATCAGTGTGTTCAGTccacattccctgagtgccaAGGGTCTGAAATACAAAAACATTTGTCTTTACCCCTTAATAATTTTGGAATCAAGAAGAGGAAATGAGTCAGTTTTGAACAGTAATACAGCAGATTATTTCATGAGTGGCTTTCTATGTCTATGTCCCCAGTAGTAGTCTAAGCATTATGGACTGAACTGGGCAAGCAGATATAGCCTGTCTCAAATATCCACTGTTAGGATTATTATTTTCCTGGCAAACCATCCTGGCAGAATATTCAGCTGGTCTCCCAACATGTTAAATCAGATCTGCAGCCTTGAAAGACACACTGCCTGCTGGGGAGAGCGTGAAGCTGAGCAGACTTGAACTTAAGTGTGACTTTTACCtgaagcaagttacttaacctgccTTGGGCTCCACCTTTCTCATTTGTAAGCTAAGCATGATGGTTTAGATACTGCCTCGCTCATAGCAGTAAGTGTGATgctgtgaaataataaatgtacGCGTTCTGAACCCGTAACTGCCATTTCAGGTTAATCTTCATCACTGTGCCACCCAATTTATATCACATTTAGTTGAGCATCCTTGTGTCTGCCTTTacatttctttattcctttgaaCTCAGGCTCTGACAATGTAAAGAGTAAAAAAGGGAAAAGCttggaaatattttgtttatttgtactTTGTCTCCATCATTTGTATCCCCATGTGTTAACTTCTTTTGCAGGGAAGATCAACTACGTAAGAAATCCATTGTGCTCCTTTGACATTCCAGCATTTATTTACCCCAAAACATGACTTGAGGCCTACAGGCCTTTGACATAGGCAGCTGGTTGATGAGTCGTGTTCAGCATTCATACAGGGCTGCTGGCACATGGCAGAGGAACACTCAGGCTCGTCACCTGCCCCTGTCAGTTCTTCTAATAAAGTACATCTGTTTTGGTGACTGAATAAAAACATACCAAGTGGAGAAAGCCTGGGTGTGGAGTAATCTAATCAGGGCAAGTCAGCACTCTTTGTTGAGTGATACAGGATCAAGGGTAGGAAGGTGGTTTGGTAGCAGCTTATTGAAACAGAAGTTGACTGGAAAGGGCCAGAAACACAGTTCCTCATATAATTATAATGGGTCACACACCAggaatgcagggggcccagtatATTATTCCCCAAGTCAGGAGTTTAAGGGGTAAGTTTCCAATAAACTCCCTTCTGAATTACCACAAACGTTTCACATTAGCATCATTTTAGcaatttgttgaggattttaaATTTCCAGGAAGTTCAAATCCAAGTTCAGAGCTCCACTGGTAGTGCTTTTTAATATTGCTTTTGTGGCTATTTGCTTGGCATCTTGAGGAATTAACTTAAAATACTtgagtttttaaagtaaaacagcAGGGAGACTGACACTTGCGGTCTGCATGTCACACTTCTGAACTActcactgtatttttaaaaaatgtttctttgttgTGAATATGCAGTGATAtgtaactttgggttttgtttaaagaagagaaaggaaacatgTTCAGAGTGTCAGTCGGCCTTGAGTCTCATCCCTCACAGAGGGATGGGTGGAGTGATAATTAGAGGGATGCAGAATGTTTGTATTTGAAAGCAGCATAAGTAGAAATAATACAGTTGTAAGTTATAGGTCTgtgttattttttcttgttttaatgatTCTTAAAGTCAAATGATTCTTTAATGTTCTTAAAGTCATTCCTTGCTGAGAAGAGAATCACTATCCAGGATGAAAAACCAGGAACTTGAGCAGTAGCAGCTTCTTTATTTTCATCTCTAGTTCTGTTGGTAGTGAAATgctgttccttttttttatttcagCTAAGTCTTTTTCACCTCTGTAGGTACTTTTTTTCTATGAGACTAGATCTAtgttatttgatattttattaccaggtgttctggaaaaaaaatctatctcaaaataaaaacaatatagcACACAAGTTCAAGGTTCTTGAATGTTATCTTGgtttcaaaaacatcaatccaATGAATGCTTCATATTGAAACCATTTATTGTTAAGAAACTTGGTGATAAATGATATCTATCCTAAAGCTCTGTCATCATGGTTAAATTTCTCCTGAATGAGATCACATATTAGCATTTTTACCATATGGCTGAAAGGGTAGAGAATATATGTGCAGAGGAACTAGTCGCTAACGTTTTTGACCATCTGGCAAATAAATGTGTAAGTAGCAGGAACTTTAATATTACTTATTTAGTTATATAGATGCAACCTTTAGCCTGAAAGAGCCTCTAATACAGTAAAAGAGAACTAAATTTATATTTCTCAAGTAATTTTGATCTAATTAAACATTTTCACAGTCTACCATGTGCTCTTAAAGCCTGACTCCTAATGGTGTGTTTCTTACATTGATTGATTAGGGCTCCTTACAGTGaccattttaaaatctctctcGTGAGAGACCACACGATTGGATCTGGCATGCAGGCTTAAGTGCTGAAGTTCTGCTCTGCCATCAACCACCGTGTGGCCTAGGATAAAttagtctctctgagcctcaaattCTTCATGTGTAAAGGGTGAATAACATATTGTCAAACAACATCTCTAAAAGGGCGGGCCCTGGAAGACGTGAACTGATGCATCAGAATCATGTGGGGAGCTTGTTCAAAATACCAACACTGAGGCCCCACCCATAGAGATTTCTGACTCAGTATATCCAGAGACAGTCTATAAATCTGCATTTTTAGTCACTATTATGAAAGATTCTGAGGTACACTGAATTACTGTTATAGAAACCAGCTTATTATAGCACTTAGCTTTCTCGAAAAATACATAATTAGCTAATTGTAACAAATACTAAAATTTCtgtaaattatttataattaagCCTGACttgaaaatatgcattttttttctatccTAGAAATGTGAATGTATTTGTGCTGAATATATTTTAACTTCATAGAAAGTAGGATGTCAACTTGAATAAGTAAAATGCTGGTGATTCATTAAATACATTTCTCAATTCTGTTTAATTAGaatcctgtttttatttcttacataGGCAACAACAACATATTTGTCAGCTAGAACTAAATCAGAAGCCCAGATGAATTTTAAGGATGCTAGCATGGGATTCTTAGTTTTTCAAGATCCACATACACCAAGCCCATAATCACCCCAGCTCCAGTGtccgggctttctctggttttgtGAAGACTCAACTCTGATGATGGAAAAGCAAAGGACTTAATTATTTGCTTTGATATTATTTAATATCGACTGAAAAGTGGATACAGTACACCAGCCATGGAAGGAAATTCAAGTCTGTGGAAGAACCTAATTGATGAACACCCTGTCTGCACCATCTGGAAGCAGGAGGCTGAAGGAGCCATCTATCATCTAGCCAGTATTTTATTTGTAGTAGGTTTCATGGGTGGCAGCGGGTTCTTCGGGCTCCTTTACGTCTTCAGTTTGCTGGGATTGGGTTTTCTCTGTTCTGCTATCTGGGCCTGGGTAGATGTCTGTGCAGCTGAcatattttcctggaattttatATTGTTTGTCATCTGCTTCATACGGTTTGTTCACATTGCCTATCAAGTTCACAGCATAACTTTTGCCCGAGAATTTCAGCTGTTGTACAGCTCCCTCTTCCAGCCTCTGGGGACTTCTTTGCCTGACTTCAGAACTATTGCTATGAGCTCAGAAGTGGTGACTCTGGAAAAGGAGCACTGTTATGCCATGCAGGGAAAAACCTCCATTGACAAACTCTCCCTGCTTGTCTCAGGAAGGTTTGTACTCTTGGCACTTGTGTGTCTTTCCACTTTATTACTTACTAGCTTTTGTTCCTTTTCGCTGCATTTTCCTACCTCAATGTAGCATAGTCCTCAGCAGCATTTAGTACTCTGAGGCATGAGAAAACCCTTGACACATGAGTCATTTACATAGGCATTTAGAATACATGGTACCATTTACTTGAAGCAGGATATAATTTAGTCTTAATATTTCTTTGTAGAAATCAAAGGTATGAATTGGTTTGTCTGGATATGCTATTTGTTTCCAAACTAATCACTTAGAGTCAAGAAAAAGATGATGCCAGTTTGAATGAATAGAATACTTATAGTTATTTAGCATACAGAGTATTTGAAACATTCTATTAGGGCATTCTTTTAAGTAACAGAGaccatttaaattttataatgatCATTTTTTTCAGTAATTTCTAGCAAATGCCCACTTGCTCAAAGGGGAAGTGTACTATatataaagtttgaaaaaaagttTGAGGGAGAAATAGGAATgtgattatttatgttttttaaaaggttaaatatTTAGTTTACAGAGATATTTCCATTGGTACGTCTTTATGTTCTTCAGAGTTCTACTTAATTTAAAATCTGACTGAGTGCATTGAAacttataattataatatattatacacaCCTAAATGGGCACATATCAATGTACAGTTTGATGAATTTTCTGATGAATTTCACCCACTGTTCCAGAATCCTAACTATGGGAGGAACAGCAGTACATAAATTTTACAGGAGATTTTTGTCACTTATTATAATGTATGAATTTAATATTTTGCCCTTCAAGATTTTAAAAGCCAAAAGAATCATCAGAGATCAGAAATACTGTTCCCTGCCCTTGTCACCAATTtagttctttctccttccctcctgacTGATGTCCTTTGTGTCTGGGTAGGATCAGAGTGACAGTTGATGGCGAATTTCTGCATTACATTTTCCCCTTCCAGTTCCTGGATTCTCCTGAATGGGACTCACTGAAACCCACAGAGGAAGGCACTTTTCAGGTAAGGGATAACTAGACCACACCGTGAAAACTGCCTCTTTCAACCAGATATACGCTGCTTGTTTAAAAACAGGCAGACAGAGCAGCAGATGACATAGGAGGAGCTTATACTTTGGAATGGACTTGGTAGCATGCATGTCTTCCCCATTCTGCTTGAGTCTTACTGATTAATGTCACTGTGTAGGTCCAGCAACAAGGAGAAGATTGGGTATCCCAAAGGACAGAAAGAAGTCTGTGATAAATACTCTTAAATTTTCCTTTGCTTAGCTGAGTACATgggaattaaaatataattaattgatATTTGACTCTAAACTAAACACTGCCACCTGTCACAGTTTAGAAAAACATCAAGAATGAAAATCTGTCCTTATGACAAAATAAgtgacttttaaaattcaaaatgtgaTGAATTTCAGTTGTTTTCTAGCAACAAAATGCTAAACAAAATGTCATTACTATGCTGCCATATCTGGTAGTATTGAAAGATAATCCTTGCGGTAGGTTCTATTATGGCATTTGTTTTCCTCTGgttaatacatataaatacatgtgtgtatacatgtgtgttttatatatatagagaaTCATACACATATGTAGATTAGGTTAATTATATTCAGTACTACAGAAAATGAATTAAGGTTAAATGTCCACAGTCTTCAGGATAGACATGGAAATATTTCCCCAACATTAgccaactttattatttttcaatgtcAAATAGCTCTCACttcaataaaatgcaaaatatagaTATCTAAATTTAGAAACATATGAACTGGAGATGGGCACAACACTATGATTATTCATGTTATAAATAACATACGTAGTAATAAATTTTGTACTTTCTCTATGTTTTACGATATATTGTGGGTTTTAACATTAAAATCAGCAtgagaaattcatttaaaatttgggGCCAAAAAAAAGAGCAGGACATTTCTTGCTTCCTAATCTCTGTTTATGTGTGGTCTTATTTTTTTTAGGTAACCCTCACAGCAGAAACTGATTGTCGATATGTGTCttggaggagaaagaaattaTACTTGCTCTTGGCTCAGCATCGTTATATCTCCCGcctgttttcagttttaattggCAGTGACATTGCAGATAAGCTCTATGCCTTGAATGACAGGGTATACATAGGAAAAAGATACCATTATGATATTCGGTTACCCAACTTCCTTCAAATGTCAAGTCCTGAAATGTCCAAGTCATCCCTAACAGAACATTTTCAGAATTCCAGACGATATTGTGATAAGTGACATCAAAGTCTCaagttttataattataaaagacTCTTCATCATTCCCCAAATGAAATAGCAAAACACAGCAAATTGAGCTcactaatatttttataaatccaACTCAGAGGCAAGATGCCTTTGCCAGCTGTTTTATTCATCTTAACTTGTACATTGTGaataaattttacaattttttttctgtatttctcatTGGAATATATAGAGGGGGGTGAATAAACTGTGGGCAATTTTGTCCTCTTCTGTACCAGAACTGGGAGAGTGAAATTTTGCATTCTCAAGTATGTCCTCAGATTTAGGGAAATCTGCTGCTGTGCCCTACTGAGTTAGGTGCTACTTCTCAAGAAGCAGCCAGTAACTACTCTCAGCAGGAGAGTGGGTAGCTACTTCCACATCAGTGCTGCCAGAATTTTGCTACAACCTCTGATGAAGCAACATGTGTTACTGTGGGGTAGGCAGCAATTATTTAAGTGTGAAGTTATTTAACATGAGTAGAAAGTGGAAGAAATGTTTGCATCTCTTGAGATGATAGTATGCCAATCTTAAAGACTATGTTATTACTACAAATAATTTATCAGCTTAATCATGACTAACATATTTTAAACAGCATTTCATGAAAAGCTACATACTAATTACTGAGTAAAAAGAATACTTGTGAATCAATAGTAAAAATGTAGCACAGGATCTCAGCTTTACATGTTCAGTTCTAAGGGCAAGAGGTGTGGTCTGACTGGATGGTGAGGGACTCCTACTGAAAGCTTTACCCACCACCAGGGCAGGCAGGTGGTCAACCTTCTAGCCATTCCTTCAGCTCTGTAAAGAGACGGATCTGATCCCTATCTGGAAAATTGGTTTTCTGGAGCTCACATGCAAGCTGTGTTCTTTGGTAGAGAGATCATCCTACAGCTAGCAAGTGTatactgagtacctactgtggACTTcccgtagctcagatggtaaagaatctgccttcagtgcagcagacccaggtttgatccctggattgggaagatccctagagaagggaatggcagcccactccagtattcttgcctggaaaatggacaggagagcctggtgggctacaatccgtggtATCGCAAAGAgacaggacacgactgagcaactgacacactgTTGCTCCAGGTGCTGACCTGGACACTAGGAATATTTCAGGTAACAGAGATCCTATCACTCACAGAGCTCACATTCTGGAGGTgatggagac is a window of Capra hircus breed San Clemente chromosome 9, ASM170441v1, whole genome shotgun sequence DNA encoding:
- the POPDC3 gene encoding popeye domain-containing protein 3 → MEGNSSLWKNLIDEHPVCTIWKQEAEGAIYHLASILFVVGFMGGSGFFGLLYVFSLLGLGFLCSAIWAWVDVCAADIFSWNFILFVICFIRFVHIAYQVHSITFAREFQLLYSSLFQPLGTSLPDFRTIAMSSEVVTLEKEHCYAMQGKTSIDKLSLLVSGRIRVTVDGEFLHYIFPFQFLDSPEWDSLKPTEEGTFQVTLTAETDCRYVSWRRKKLYLLLAQHRYISRLFSVLIGSDIADKLYALNDRVYIGKRYHYDIRLPNFLQMSSPEMSKSSLTEHFQNSRRYCDK